A single window of uncultured Methanospirillum sp. DNA harbors:
- a CDS encoding DUF2769 domain-containing protein, which yields MDKFVSLVKEMKSLPLAEQEKLIEEKKKVCICPTCPSFNKCAIVEREKLFCLLGKSFLCISFEEGCNCPTCPIAKEAGLEYKYFCTRGDEKGQRYEQSVWGSTLSE from the coding sequence ATGGACAAATTTGTATCGCTGGTAAAGGAGATGAAAAGTCTCCCCCTGGCAGAACAGGAGAAACTTATTGAGGAGAAGAAGAAGGTATGTATCTGCCCGACATGCCCGAGTTTCAACAAATGTGCCATTGTTGAACGGGAGAAACTCTTCTGTCTTCTTGGGAAAAGTTTCCTGTGTATCTCGTTTGAAGAAGGGTGCAACTGCCCGACATGTCCGATTGCAAAAGAGGCCGGGCTTGAATATAAGTACTTCTGTACCCGTGGGGATGAGAAAGGCCAGCGATACGAGCAGTCTGTCTGGGGATCTACACTCTCCGAGTAA
- a CDS encoding TIGR02710 family CRISPR-associated CARF protein, which yields MTVGTGIGSDPADAIDRLVRSCSFVIQSYKPDHIIYFCSPESKDLVSHIEEGCRELWGLTPPQSETCIIEDPNDFARCFEVIYGVCVLFQEFEIVIDASSGTRSMTMAASIASFLTRSQVTHVTGEKKGGLVIPGTERMKEMTLFAAYDRLRFHQAIDQFNNNHFGSSLELLSGISTIPERDIYYALFHGYYSWDKLNYAEAFRYLQHADDLTEGVSRNRDFLQNLLELEAKGENGFSRKEQCRFRQEKYLYILVDLLNNARRRIEGERYDDAFARLYRVVELLSQVLLLSWNIDDIEGKIHFTELRKILHDKRDVSLYARRADRKGVIRIGLRSKFMLLEDLGMKGAGEYYMHLEPFLRVRNDSILAHGLSPVHGDEAREMWSEVFTITRKACTGMPFDLERLLVQSAYPHLETPMR from the coding sequence ATGACGGTCGGGACAGGTATCGGGTCTGATCCCGCTGATGCCATCGACCGTCTCGTCCGTTCATGTAGTTTTGTGATCCAGTCCTACAAACCGGATCATATCATCTACTTCTGTTCACCTGAAAGCAAAGATCTGGTCAGCCATATCGAGGAGGGTTGTAGGGAGTTATGGGGCCTGACACCTCCCCAGTCAGAGACCTGCATCATAGAGGATCCGAATGACTTTGCCCGGTGCTTTGAGGTCATCTACGGGGTGTGCGTGCTCTTTCAGGAGTTTGAGATCGTCATCGATGCAAGTTCTGGAACCCGATCGATGACCATGGCAGCATCCATTGCCTCATTTCTGACTCGCAGCCAGGTGACACATGTCACAGGCGAGAAAAAGGGAGGACTGGTGATCCCGGGAACCGAGCGGATGAAGGAGATGACCCTTTTTGCTGCCTATGATCGTCTCAGATTCCACCAGGCCATTGACCAGTTCAACAATAACCACTTCGGCAGCTCTCTCGAACTGCTATCCGGTATCTCAACCATTCCTGAACGTGACATCTACTATGCCCTCTTTCATGGATACTACTCCTGGGACAAACTGAACTATGCCGAAGCCTTCAGGTACCTGCAACATGCTGATGACCTGACCGAAGGTGTGTCACGGAATAGGGATTTTCTTCAGAACCTGCTTGAACTGGAGGCTAAAGGAGAGAATGGCTTTTCCAGAAAGGAGCAGTGCAGATTCAGACAGGAGAAGTACCTGTACATCCTTGTGGATCTTCTCAACAACGCCAGGCGCCGGATTGAAGGAGAGCGGTATGACGACGCCTTTGCAAGGCTGTACCGGGTGGTTGAACTTCTCTCTCAGGTCCTGTTGCTCAGCTGGAACATCGATGATATTGAAGGGAAGATCCATTTCACCGAGCTGCGTAAGATTCTTCACGATAAAAGGGATGTCTCCCTGTATGCACGCAGAGCAGACCGGAAGGGAGTTATCAGGATCGGCCTGCGGTCAAAGTTCATGCTGCTTGAAGATCTCGGGATGAAGGGGGCCGGTGAGTACTACATGCATCTTGAACCCTTCCTACGGGTCCGGAATGACTCCATTCTCGCCCACGGGCTCTCACCTGTACATGGCGATGAAGCACGCGAGATGTGGAGTGAGGTATTCACGATAACGAGGAAGGCCTGCACTGGTATGCCATTTGATCTCGAACGTCTCCTGGTGCAGTCTGCATACCCGCATCTTGAGACCCCGATGAGGTGA
- a CDS encoding site-2 protease family protein: MDWYLVALAVIVIYLALVAIIKTYLPSSRTDTTIGEEPEPIPGQRSILASHIMFYGPILALKTESVAFFDWFRKYSRGLRIYGTIGVFMVIIVSVLMVLMILLSVNLTVALKPEPTAINKPQNLFLIPGLNEFVPSTFAVWFAFILTLVIHEFGHAILCRVEQIRVKAMGVLFFVIPIGAFVEPDEEEVNKAASWPKMRMYGAGIMNNLVVGVLCFILMIGMIGWAVPSAEPIVVGFYKDYPAASADIPVPSIIRTVNGSPVNSTAEVASVLNLTQPGDHILVGFEKNGTTSERELNLSTWPDDLGPHESGFMGVFYYNGQGVIDTTKRFLSPAGFLLLLSLPFIPGYEGQQLRILGFDVEDTKYYTEPFPLYWQVIHLLFWSGFINLAAGLFNALPMIPLDGGLIFKEGTERLLARRGLSGYGAHIVGAMSSLILILMVALLSLPYLFHM; this comes from the coding sequence ATGGACTGGTATCTTGTCGCACTCGCGGTCATTGTCATCTACCTGGCACTGGTTGCGATCATCAAAACCTATCTTCCCTCATCCCGCACTGATACCACCATCGGCGAGGAACCGGAGCCTATTCCCGGTCAGCGGTCCATCCTTGCCTCCCATATCATGTTCTACGGGCCGATACTTGCCCTGAAGACAGAAAGCGTCGCTTTCTTTGACTGGTTCAGGAAGTACAGCCGCGGTCTGCGCATTTACGGGACCATCGGGGTCTTCATGGTTATCATCGTCTCGGTGCTGATGGTTCTCATGATCCTGCTCTCGGTAAACCTCACTGTAGCCCTGAAACCCGAACCGACTGCAATCAATAAACCCCAGAACCTCTTCCTCATACCAGGCCTGAATGAGTTTGTTCCGTCCACGTTTGCGGTTTGGTTTGCTTTTATCCTCACCCTTGTGATCCATGAGTTTGGTCATGCCATCCTCTGCCGTGTTGAACAGATCAGGGTGAAAGCTATGGGCGTTCTCTTCTTCGTGATCCCCATCGGGGCGTTCGTGGAACCTGACGAGGAGGAGGTGAACAAGGCAGCCTCCTGGCCGAAGATGAGGATGTACGGTGCCGGGATCATGAACAACCTCGTTGTCGGAGTCCTCTGTTTTATCCTGATGATCGGCATGATCGGATGGGCAGTACCCAGCGCCGAACCGATCGTGGTCGGGTTTTACAAGGATTATCCTGCGGCCTCAGCCGATATCCCTGTTCCCTCCATCATCAGGACAGTCAACGGATCTCCGGTGAACAGTACAGCAGAGGTGGCTTCTGTTCTCAACCTGACACAGCCAGGCGATCATATCTTGGTCGGGTTTGAGAAGAACGGTACTACCTCTGAACGTGAACTGAATCTCTCGACCTGGCCTGACGATCTTGGCCCCCATGAATCCGGGTTCATGGGAGTCTTCTACTATAATGGCCAGGGCGTCATAGATACAACGAAACGGTTTCTCTCACCGGCAGGATTCCTGCTGCTGCTCTCCTTGCCGTTCATCCCAGGGTACGAGGGCCAGCAGCTCCGGATACTGGGATTTGATGTTGAAGACACGAAGTACTACACCGAACCGTTCCCTCTCTACTGGCAGGTGATTCACCTGCTCTTCTGGTCAGGTTTCATCAACCTTGCAGCAGGCCTCTTCAACGCCCTTCCGATGATCCCGCTCGATGGTGGGCTTATATTCAAGGAAGGAACCGAACGCCTGCTTGCACGCCGGGGCCTCTCCGGGTATGGAGCCCATATTGTAGGGGCGATGAGCAGCCTGATCCTTATCCTGATGGTAGCTCTCCTCTCGCTTCCATACCTCTTCCACATGTGA
- the rnhB gene encoding ribonuclease HII has translation MAANNSSEGASTPARKICGVDEAGKGPVLGPMVVAGVACSDLDELAALGVMDSKVLTAKRREALFEKIKTQFPYAVVIRTAADIDRLREEMTMNVITARAHAEVVATLGCPVAWLDACDVNEERYGRTVAGYIGKPCQVIAKHKADRTCPAVSAASIVAKVIRDGLVRSYEEEYGEIGSGYPADPVTIGFLTRYIRSHGSPPPIARRSWATVKNLMNNAGQKRLF, from the coding sequence ATGGCAGCGAACAATAGTTCTGAAGGGGCATCAACACCAGCCAGGAAGATATGCGGGGTAGATGAGGCGGGAAAAGGACCGGTGTTGGGCCCAATGGTGGTGGCCGGGGTTGCCTGTTCCGACCTTGATGAACTTGCCGCACTCGGAGTAATGGACTCAAAGGTACTGACAGCGAAGCGTCGTGAAGCCTTGTTTGAGAAGATCAAAACACAGTTCCCCTACGCGGTGGTCATCAGGACAGCGGCTGACATTGACCGGCTCAGGGAAGAGATGACCATGAATGTGATCACTGCACGGGCCCATGCCGAGGTTGTTGCAACCCTTGGATGCCCAGTTGCCTGGCTTGATGCCTGTGACGTGAACGAGGAGCGGTATGGCAGGACTGTTGCCGGTTATATCGGAAAGCCATGCCAGGTGATCGCAAAACACAAGGCTGATCGTACCTGTCCTGCAGTCTCTGCTGCATCCATTGTTGCAAAGGTGATCAGGGACGGGCTGGTCAGATCCTATGAAGAAGAGTATGGTGAGATAGGGAGCGGATACCCGGCAGACCCTGTGACGATCGGGTTTCTCACCAGGTACATCAGATCACATGGCTCACCCCCGCCGATTGCACGGAGGAGCTGGGCCACGGTGAAGAACCTGATGAATAATGCCGGACAGAAGCGACTCTTCTGA
- a CDS encoding right-handed parallel beta-helix repeat-containing protein: MDSGVQKCDIPSWNPDFVPRIRTCGSVTQILLILLIFTLLTGYTGAEASTGGPASCMVLVTSTEGGTVSPFGANTVPSGSPITFSITPMPGYEIDHVMVDMVDKGPVPILTISPVTHDLTVHVIFGPKGETGPTPLQPEQTGTPCPVQPAQQPAPYRGTERPVTAAPTQVQELDHSPSVITVGKSGADFTRIQDAITSASPGKTIQIEPGRYDEQLIITRPLAITGKQGADKPIISAGWNGSAVLIAANQVSLSRLNITGAGMGGNDQIAAVSGAGIRDLSLEDCEISGSQNGLMITGSENLTITGCNISNISRNGITLKADTGMVIRQTTISGCLTDLWGENLTDLFMNKTQINDAAENGVFISGIADSEISGDIISGNSKNLTGDAASPGYGIRIDNARNVSITDNQIVSNQGVAFRLDAPSNITVAHNTLRNNAAGFSCTGDVRETNRIDQSNTIDSLPILYYEGVTGKTIEGISPGVLYLVNCSDMTVRNIVMKSQNEYGIVATGGRNLTIQNTSVSGNLNQNILLSGVAGGTVTGTAVHNSSRYGLGISDSKDFRIAGNKIRDNGIGVVVRGFSSGVNLTGNTFSGDQIGFQLLDGCSMTGFGELAGNQISRCKTGIDSEGGGGGMIRQNRIWEAIEGINLSGSQGLQIEENMIEAGDTGVSLSQGNPSPDNTISSSRATFGNRILRNSITAAKPLLIRDSSEWIYGNTFVLNDFNTRAAAYELTPHGLPGDSGDSWGGFTPVIPNLNDSGKSKQTEQVETSNTWDTGERVRYTYGNATFSGYLGNHWSSYKGKEVGASGVGDTPYTISSDNTDRYPLTGLQTQYETGGGGYLLELEAGWNFISTPSVLASGHNTAGIFKDIDSAGHSLYSFTNGSWIPTKAGDPVQPLHGYWLYATSKATVPLIFDPGTVPEPVHLVKGWNVIGFPGIQAAEAGDALSSLDESWSYVMGYNATTQRYDSPIFRDGGNSAMMYPSRGYWIHLDKEWNLQPITG; the protein is encoded by the coding sequence ATGGATTCCGGGGTACAGAAATGCGATATCCCATCATGGAATCCGGATTTTGTTCCACGTATCCGTACTTGTGGATCTGTTACGCAGATCCTGCTAATCCTGCTTATATTCACTCTTCTAACAGGATATACCGGAGCTGAAGCATCCACAGGAGGACCTGCATCATGTATGGTACTGGTGACCAGCACAGAGGGGGGAACTGTAAGCCCCTTTGGTGCAAACACCGTCCCGTCAGGATCTCCCATAACTTTTAGCATCACCCCCATGCCCGGATATGAGATCGACCACGTTATGGTGGATATGGTTGACAAAGGACCGGTCCCAATACTCACCATCTCCCCGGTGACCCATGACCTGACCGTGCATGTAATCTTTGGTCCGAAAGGAGAGACAGGGCCAACACCACTTCAACCTGAACAGACAGGGACACCATGTCCTGTTCAGCCGGCCCAGCAGCCTGCACCATATCGCGGGACAGAACGACCAGTGACGGCAGCACCAACTCAGGTCCAGGAGCTGGACCATAGTCCATCGGTTATTACAGTTGGAAAATCCGGTGCTGATTTTACCAGGATTCAAGATGCCATCACCAGTGCGTCACCAGGAAAGACCATCCAGATTGAACCAGGCAGGTACGATGAGCAACTTATCATCACCAGACCACTCGCCATCACCGGGAAACAAGGGGCAGATAAACCGATCATCTCTGCAGGATGGAATGGATCTGCAGTTCTGATAGCAGCAAACCAGGTGAGTTTATCCAGGCTGAATATAACCGGTGCCGGGATGGGTGGAAACGATCAGATAGCAGCGGTTTCAGGAGCAGGAATAAGGGATCTCTCTCTGGAAGACTGTGAGATTTCAGGTTCGCAGAACGGTCTGATGATTACCGGAAGTGAAAATCTTACAATCACCGGATGCAACATCTCAAACATCAGCAGGAACGGGATCACACTCAAAGCCGACACCGGGATGGTGATCAGACAGACCACGATATCGGGATGCCTTACCGATCTGTGGGGAGAGAACCTGACAGATCTCTTCATGAACAAAACTCAGATCAACGACGCTGCAGAGAATGGAGTGTTCATCAGTGGGATTGCTGATTCTGAAATATCAGGAGATATCATATCAGGAAACTCAAAGAACCTGACTGGTGACGCTGCAAGCCCGGGTTACGGGATCCGCATCGACAATGCCAGGAACGTATCCATCACTGATAACCAGATCGTAAGCAACCAGGGTGTTGCTTTCAGGCTTGATGCCCCCTCTAATATCACAGTAGCCCATAACACCCTCCGTAACAATGCTGCCGGGTTTTCCTGTACCGGAGATGTCAGGGAGACGAACAGGATTGATCAGTCAAACACCATTGACAGTCTCCCAATCCTCTACTACGAAGGGGTAACAGGAAAAACAATCGAGGGCATCTCTCCAGGAGTCCTGTACCTTGTGAACTGTTCGGATATGACGGTCAGAAATATTGTAATGAAATCACAAAATGAGTATGGAATAGTTGCAACAGGGGGCAGAAACCTTACCATTCAGAACACATCGGTCAGCGGAAACCTGAACCAGAACATCCTCCTTTCAGGAGTGGCCGGAGGAACAGTCACCGGAACTGCAGTCCATAACTCAAGCAGGTATGGTCTCGGGATATCTGACTCGAAAGACTTCAGGATTGCTGGTAATAAGATCAGGGACAACGGGATCGGGGTTGTAGTTCGGGGATTCTCTTCAGGGGTGAACCTAACAGGCAACACATTTTCAGGAGATCAGATCGGGTTTCAACTCCTCGATGGATGCAGCATGACAGGGTTCGGTGAACTGGCAGGAAACCAGATCAGCAGATGTAAGACGGGGATAGATTCTGAAGGTGGAGGAGGAGGTATGATCAGGCAGAACCGGATTTGGGAGGCTATCGAAGGGATAAACCTTTCAGGGTCGCAAGGGCTGCAGATCGAAGAGAACATGATAGAGGCAGGAGATACAGGAGTCTCTCTCTCACAAGGCAACCCAAGTCCTGACAATACGATCTCATCGAGCAGGGCGACGTTCGGGAACCGGATACTGCGCAACAGTATCACAGCAGCAAAACCTCTGCTGATCAGGGACTCTTCAGAGTGGATATATGGCAATACCTTTGTCCTGAATGACTTCAACACAAGAGCAGCAGCATACGAGTTGACCCCGCATGGACTACCCGGAGATTCCGGAGACTCCTGGGGGGGATTTACTCCAGTAATTCCCAATCTGAACGATTCAGGAAAGAGCAAGCAGACAGAGCAGGTGGAGACATCAAACACCTGGGATACCGGTGAGCGGGTCAGGTACACCTACGGGAATGCAACATTTTCAGGGTACCTTGGCAATCACTGGAGCAGTTACAAGGGAAAAGAGGTCGGGGCAAGCGGCGTGGGTGATACACCGTACACGATCAGCAGTGATAACACTGACCGCTATCCCTTAACCGGACTGCAGACCCAGTACGAGACGGGAGGAGGCGGGTACCTCCTGGAACTTGAGGCGGGATGGAACTTTATATCCACCCCTTCGGTCCTTGCATCAGGACACAATACAGCAGGGATATTCAAAGATATCGACTCAGCAGGACACAGTCTCTATTCGTTCACCAATGGTTCCTGGATCCCGACGAAGGCTGGCGACCCTGTCCAGCCCCTGCACGGATACTGGCTCTATGCCACGAGTAAGGCAACAGTTCCCCTGATCTTTGATCCAGGCACAGTGCCGGAACCGGTTCACCTGGTAAAGGGCTGGAATGTGATCGGGTTTCCAGGAATACAGGCTGCAGAGGCTGGTGATGCGTTGAGCTCACTGGATGAATCCTGGTCGTACGTAATGGGGTATAATGCAACAACCCAGAGGTATGATTCCCCGATATTCAGGGACGGAGGCAACAGTGCGATGATGTACCCGTCCCGAGGATATTGGATTCATCTCGACAAAGAGTGGAATCTTCAGCCGATAACCGGGTAA
- a CDS encoding NAD(P)/FAD-dependent oxidoreductase, translating to MKSTYDMLVIGGGPGGAYAAKTAAEKGLSVLMVEKRPAPGAPVRCAEGVGKELLREFMKPDERWVAAEIERAHLIAPDGFRMELNPEKAGAEVGYVLHRKVFDRELVWQAAAAGADIMVKTRACSPVMENGVVKGALLEYNGTVTEVKADLTIAADGVESKFARWCGVNTTVPLREMETCAQYLMTGIDIDPHATEFFTGNDVAPGGYVWIFPKGEKTANVGIGIGGDRGGKPGIRPKDYLDRFVKKHFPNGKTIELIAGGVSICRPLESTVADGLMIVGDAARVSDPITGGGIYAALYTGKTAADVGADAVAKGDVSKKNLMKYDETWRASYLGKALDRNYQIKEVFVKLNDDDLNAIIHSVAKMNMSEFNTLNLVKNIITANPKVALKLGKAGLKSLIDSF from the coding sequence ATGAAGAGCACCTACGATATGCTCGTGATCGGAGGCGGACCTGGCGGTGCATATGCAGCAAAGACCGCAGCGGAAAAGGGTTTATCTGTCCTGATGGTGGAGAAACGACCTGCCCCGGGTGCCCCGGTCAGGTGCGCAGAAGGAGTCGGGAAGGAACTGCTCCGCGAGTTCATGAAACCTGATGAACGCTGGGTGGCAGCAGAGATCGAGCGTGCTCATCTCATCGCCCCGGACGGGTTCAGGATGGAACTGAACCCTGAGAAGGCAGGTGCTGAAGTCGGGTATGTGCTTCACCGTAAGGTGTTTGACCGGGAGCTTGTCTGGCAGGCTGCAGCAGCAGGTGCAGACATCATGGTCAAGACCCGTGCCTGTTCCCCGGTTATGGAGAACGGGGTTGTGAAAGGTGCCCTCCTCGAATATAATGGAACAGTCACCGAAGTCAAGGCTGATCTCACAATAGCGGCTGATGGTGTCGAGTCCAAGTTTGCCCGTTGGTGCGGAGTCAACACCACAGTCCCGCTCAGGGAGATGGAAACCTGTGCCCAGTACCTGATGACCGGCATCGACATCGATCCCCATGCAACCGAGTTCTTCACCGGTAACGATGTTGCTCCGGGCGGCTATGTCTGGATCTTCCCGAAGGGTGAGAAGACTGCAAACGTAGGGATAGGCATAGGCGGAGACCGGGGTGGAAAGCCGGGAATCAGGCCGAAAGACTATCTTGACCGGTTTGTGAAGAAACATTTCCCGAATGGGAAGACGATAGAACTGATCGCAGGTGGTGTCTCTATCTGCCGGCCTCTTGAGTCCACTGTTGCAGATGGTCTGATGATCGTCGGTGACGCAGCCCGTGTATCTGACCCGATAACCGGCGGAGGTATCTATGCAGCCCTGTATACCGGCAAGACCGCAGCAGATGTCGGTGCCGATGCAGTTGCAAAAGGCGATGTCAGTAAGAAGAATCTCATGAAATATGATGAGACCTGGCGGGCATCCTACCTCGGTAAGGCCCTTGATAGGAACTATCAGATCAAGGAGGTCTTTGTAAAGCTGAATGATGATGACCTGAATGCGATCATCCATTCGGTTGCAAAGATGAACATGTCCGAGTTCAACACGCTCAACCTTGTCAAGAACATCATCACTGCCAACCCGAAGGTTGCCCTGAAACTCGGGAAAGCAGGACTCAAGAGTCTGATAGACTCATTCTGA
- a CDS encoding 4Fe-4S binding protein, with the protein MIIVRRDICAYCGCCISVCPEGALELIDAYLDVDANTCITCGICVRACPLGALEVKK; encoded by the coding sequence ATGATCATCGTTCGTCGGGACATTTGTGCCTATTGTGGCTGCTGTATTTCAGTCTGCCCTGAAGGTGCACTTGAGCTGATAGATGCCTATCTGGACGTTGATGCAAATACCTGCATCACCTGTGGCATCTGTGTCCGTGCATGCCCGCTCGGGGCACTGGAGGTTAAGAAATGA
- a CDS encoding TIGR00375 family protein, whose protein sequence is MLLNIDLHIHSCFSMASSPRMLPEPIITGCRLKGITGIGTGDILHPVWREMWEKTTVPDDMIVVPTTEVEGNDRVHHLILLPDYETGRDLADALTPFSKNIGKNGRPQVKLSGEDIASRVHDLDGMIGPAHAFTPWTSLYASHNSVASCYGDEPIDLLELGLSADSGYGSRIADLAGVPFLTNSDAHSAEPAKLGREFTRIEINSVRPDTADVLDAIKAGAIVMNAGFFPEEGKYNRTACTRCFTPYSLSEAEEHGWKCPLDKGRIKKGVRDRAEELSSGPEIRRPPYLHIIPLAEIIQRTLKTCSPTTKKCYDLYQRCLVAFGDEISVLTETPVDDLREFHQDLGDAVAAFREGRVTLHPGGGGQYGTFDLG, encoded by the coding sequence ATGCTCCTCAATATCGATCTCCATATCCATTCCTGTTTTTCAATGGCATCATCTCCACGGATGCTGCCTGAACCTATTATTACCGGTTGTCGGCTGAAAGGAATCACCGGTATCGGAACCGGAGACATTCTGCACCCGGTCTGGCGCGAAATGTGGGAGAAGACCACAGTTCCTGATGACATGATTGTTGTCCCGACAACCGAGGTTGAGGGTAATGACCGGGTTCATCACCTGATCCTGCTCCCTGATTATGAGACTGGCCGGGATCTTGCAGATGCCCTTACACCGTTCAGTAAAAACATCGGGAAGAACGGGAGACCACAGGTGAAACTTTCCGGCGAAGATATTGCATCCCGGGTTCATGATCTTGATGGGATGATCGGGCCGGCACATGCCTTCACCCCTTGGACCTCCCTGTATGCCTCGCACAATTCGGTTGCCTCCTGTTACGGTGACGAACCGATCGATCTCCTTGAGCTCGGCCTCTCTGCTGACAGTGGGTATGGCAGCAGGATCGCTGATCTTGCGGGTGTTCCGTTTCTAACCAACTCAGACGCCCATAGTGCTGAGCCTGCGAAACTCGGGCGTGAATTCACCAGGATTGAGATCAACTCTGTTCGTCCTGATACTGCAGATGTGCTTGATGCGATCAAAGCCGGAGCAATCGTCATGAATGCCGGATTCTTCCCTGAAGAAGGGAAGTACAACCGGACTGCGTGCACCCGATGTTTCACCCCATATTCTCTCTCAGAGGCTGAAGAGCACGGGTGGAAATGTCCACTTGATAAAGGGAGGATCAAGAAAGGTGTGCGTGACAGGGCAGAAGAACTCTCATCAGGTCCTGAGATCCGGAGGCCTCCCTACCTGCATATTATTCCGCTTGCAGAGATCATTCAGCGTACTCTCAAAACGTGCTCTCCAACGACGAAGAAGTGCTATGATCTCTATCAGAGATGTCTGGTTGCATTCGGTGATGAGATCTCGGTCCTTACCGAAACACCTGTTGATGACCTTCGTGAGTTCCACCAGGATCTTGGGGATGCGGTTGCTGCATTTCGCGAGGGAAGGGTAACCCTGCATCCGGGTGGGGGCGGACAGTATGGAACCTTCGATCTCGGGTAA
- a CDS encoding proteasome assembly chaperone family protein, giving the protein MEDITVVFDEAVALEDRQAPVLIEGLPGIGHVGKLVTEHMISELGAVKIAEIHSIYFPPQVILGENGVVRLCNNELYRYSGEKGTFLFLIGDFQSTSNEGHYLLSQVYVDIARDLGVERIYTIGGYGVGHFIDTPRVIAAVNKDELSQLVTDAGGVFGDGEPGGGIIGAAGLMLGLSAPLGIEGICLMGETSGYLVDPKSAALVLDVLTKLIGINIDPANLKERAGEMEVAVQRLLEQEKKSEEELSYIG; this is encoded by the coding sequence ATGGAAGATATTACGGTTGTCTTTGACGAAGCGGTAGCGCTTGAAGACCGTCAGGCACCAGTTCTGATAGAAGGACTGCCTGGTATTGGTCATGTCGGCAAACTCGTGACCGAGCATATGATCAGCGAACTCGGAGCAGTCAAGATCGCTGAAATACACTCGATCTACTTCCCTCCACAGGTTATCCTCGGTGAGAACGGAGTAGTCAGGCTCTGCAATAATGAACTGTACCGCTACTCGGGTGAGAAAGGTACATTTCTCTTCCTGATCGGGGATTTCCAGAGCACTTCAAACGAAGGGCATTATCTTCTCTCCCAGGTGTACGTGGACATAGCCCGTGACCTCGGTGTAGAGCGGATCTACACGATAGGCGGATACGGGGTCGGCCACTTCATCGATACGCCCCGGGTCATTGCAGCGGTGAATAAAGACGAGCTCTCCCAGCTCGTAACCGATGCAGGAGGCGTATTCGGTGACGGAGAACCGGGTGGCGGTATCATCGGTGCTGCGGGACTGATGCTCGGCCTCTCGGCGCCGCTCGGTATCGAAGGAATATGCCTGATGGGAGAGACGTCAGGATACCTGGTTGATCCGAAAAGTGCTGCCCTGGTCCTGGACGTGCTGACAAAACTGATCGGTATCAACATCGATCCTGCCAACCTGAAGGAGCGTGCCGGTGAGATGGAAGTTGCCGTGCAGCGTCTTCTTGAGCAGGAGAAGAAGTCAGAGGAAGAACTTTCCTATATCGGCTAG
- a CDS encoding RNA-protein complex protein Nop10: MKGRIRQCPVDHLYTLSETCPQCGHPTVTPHPARYSPQDHLGSYRRMAR; encoded by the coding sequence ATGAAAGGTCGAATCAGGCAATGTCCTGTTGACCACCTCTATACTCTTTCTGAAACCTGTCCCCAGTGTGGGCATCCCACGGTTACTCCGCATCCTGCCCGTTATTCTCCGCAGGATCATCTTGGTTCATACCGGAGGATGGCCCGGTGA